From a region of the Paramagnetospirillum magnetotacticum MS-1 genome:
- a CDS encoding PAS domain S-box protein: MTTPAPLHRLLQRQLARASRGREGGAPDFETLLRLISDSYEEHDKERRLSDRSARLMEEELRAANQESRRQAKAHLQAILNTVGEGIVIADQTGTVVSVNPALLSIFGYERDEVIGNNIDMLIPLAALKAAGSSGMERIFDLGRESMALRRGGTSFPIELAAGDLTPTGSAQFVVIMRDISERKRIEREMAESEERFRDFAQSTSDWFWEMGPDLRFTGFSGQFTEHTRALPSHYVGHTRDEMISDDTPMEARLQNLADMEARRPFRDFVYHTKNMDGPGRFLRVNGKPVFDPSGEFKGYRGTASDITEEIEAADRLKASQAEIERLAERNNSILESVDDGIVGIDLNGRATFVNRAAAKLLDFEPAELVGSDILPLMALDMETAESLYQILLRLADSIRDDTASFKRRDGSPLPVEYIASPVMDKGNQVGVVLGFRDITQRRLVERQLREAKEAAEAGNRTKSEFLATMSHEIRTPMNGVIGMTGLLLDTKLTEEQRHFAETIRDSGESLLTVINDILDFSKMEAGKLDLDYTEFELVPLVESVVDILAPRAHAKGIEIASLIDPRLRMLVRSDPGRLRQVLMNLGGNAVKFTEKGGVSIEVTLLERPGAQPMVHFDVRDTGIGIPPEAQGRLFSMFMQVDASTARRYGGTGLGLAICRRLAELMGGEVGLESQPGKGSRFWMSVPMELLAPQSAAPPDLTGHRVLVVDDNPVNCDVIERQLRAFGVEVHACLDAGSGMGELTRAAAMGTPWEVAVIDSQMPVVTGSEMVRMMRAIPMLGGSRIIVTSSQGMPAEQQDGQPAIDAFLHKPLRQSTLLDTIGRVLGLSGPEEQPAAPAEEHNAPDSTAKRLRILVAEDNPVNQQVALGLLRKLGHTVDVVGDGAEALEAVRLLPYDVVLMDVQMPEMDGLEATRAIRSLASAAARIPIVAMTANAMRGDDQMCFDAGMDGYISKPIDRHKLAEALAKYSGAPEPKPAEPTSAQDSKAVDLDVLDALAADIEADTVVEILVKFMEDARTRHANAAVAAPEGDLEKVRREAHTIKGAAASLGLMAVRDACLALEQAARAGEGVAPLVVQLHDRIEALPGQLSTTAYALPPS, translated from the coding sequence TTGACCACGCCCGCCCCCCTTCACCGCCTGTTGCAGCGCCAGCTGGCCCGTGCCTCACGGGGCCGGGAGGGCGGTGCGCCCGATTTCGAAACCCTGCTGCGCCTGATCAGCGATTCCTACGAGGAACACGACAAGGAGCGGCGGCTGTCCGACCGCTCCGCCCGGCTGATGGAAGAGGAACTGCGCGCCGCCAACCAGGAATCGCGGCGTCAGGCCAAGGCCCATCTCCAGGCCATCTTGAACACGGTCGGCGAAGGCATCGTCATCGCCGACCAGACCGGCACCGTGGTCAGCGTCAATCCCGCCCTGCTGTCCATCTTCGGCTATGAGCGCGACGAGGTGATCGGCAACAATATCGACATGCTCATTCCCCTGGCCGCCCTCAAGGCGGCGGGGTCCAGCGGCATGGAGCGCATATTCGATCTGGGCCGCGAAAGCATGGCGTTGCGCCGGGGCGGCACCTCCTTTCCCATCGAATTGGCGGCGGGCGACCTGACCCCCACGGGATCGGCGCAATTCGTGGTGATCATGCGCGACATCTCGGAGAGAAAACGCATCGAGCGCGAGATGGCCGAAAGCGAGGAACGCTTCCGCGACTTTGCCCAGTCCACCTCGGACTGGTTCTGGGAGATGGGGCCCGATCTGCGCTTTACCGGCTTTTCCGGCCAGTTCACCGAGCACACCCGCGCCTTGCCCAGCCACTATGTGGGCCATACCCGCGACGAGATGATCTCCGATGACACCCCCATGGAGGCCCGCCTGCAGAATCTGGCGGACATGGAGGCCAGACGCCCGTTCCGCGATTTCGTCTATCACACCAAGAATATGGACGGGCCCGGCCGCTTTTTGCGCGTCAACGGCAAGCCGGTCTTCGATCCGTCTGGCGAGTTCAAGGGCTACCGCGGCACCGCGTCCGACATCACCGAGGAAATCGAGGCCGCCGACCGGCTCAAGGCCAGTCAGGCCGAAATCGAACGCCTGGCCGAGCGCAACAATTCCATTCTGGAAAGCGTCGATGACGGCATCGTCGGCATCGACCTCAACGGACGGGCCACCTTCGTCAACCGCGCCGCCGCCAAGCTGCTGGATTTCGAGCCCGCCGAACTGGTGGGCAGCGACATCTTGCCGCTCATGGCCCTGGATATGGAAACCGCCGAGAGCCTGTATCAGATCCTGCTGCGCCTGGCCGATTCCATCAGAGACGACACGGCCAGCTTCAAGCGCCGCGACGGATCGCCCCTGCCGGTGGAGTACATCGCCTCGCCGGTCATGGACAAGGGCAATCAGGTGGGCGTGGTGCTGGGCTTTCGCGACATCACCCAGCGCCGCCTGGTGGAGCGCCAATTGCGCGAGGCCAAGGAAGCCGCCGAGGCGGGCAACCGCACCAAGTCAGAGTTCCTGGCCACAATGAGCCACGAGATCCGCACCCCCATGAACGGGGTGATCGGCATGACCGGCCTGCTGCTCGACACCAAGCTGACCGAGGAACAGCGCCACTTCGCCGAGACCATCCGCGATTCGGGCGAATCCCTGCTGACCGTCATCAACGACATCTTGGACTTCTCCAAGATGGAGGCGGGCAAGCTGGATCTGGACTATACCGAGTTCGAACTGGTCCCCCTGGTGGAAAGCGTCGTCGATATCCTGGCGCCGCGCGCCCATGCCAAGGGCATCGAGATCGCCAGTCTGATCGATCCCCGCCTGCGCATGCTGGTGCGCTCGGACCCCGGCCGCCTGCGTCAGGTCCTGATGAATCTGGGCGGCAATGCCGTCAAGTTCACGGAAAAAGGCGGCGTATCCATCGAGGTCACCCTGTTAGAGCGCCCCGGCGCCCAGCCCATGGTGCATTTCGACGTGCGCGACACCGGCATCGGCATTCCGCCCGAGGCCCAGGGCCGCCTGTTCTCCATGTTCATGCAGGTGGATGCCTCCACTGCACGGCGTTACGGCGGCACCGGCCTGGGCCTGGCCATCTGTCGGCGGCTGGCCGAGCTCATGGGCGGCGAGGTGGGACTGGAAAGCCAGCCGGGCAAGGGCTCGCGCTTCTGGATGAGCGTTCCCATGGAACTGCTGGCGCCGCAATCGGCCGCGCCTCCCGACCTTACCGGACACCGCGTGCTGGTGGTCGATGACAACCCGGTCAATTGCGACGTCATCGAGCGCCAGTTGCGGGCTTTCGGTGTGGAGGTTCATGCCTGCCTCGACGCCGGGTCGGGCATGGGAGAACTGACCCGCGCGGCGGCCATGGGCACGCCTTGGGAAGTTGCGGTGATCGATTCCCAGATGCCGGTGGTGACCGGTTCGGAGATGGTGCGCATGATGCGCGCCATTCCCATGCTGGGCGGCAGCCGCATCATCGTCACCTCGTCCCAGGGAATGCCCGCCGAGCAGCAGGACGGGCAACCGGCCATCGACGCCTTCCTGCACAAACCGCTGCGCCAGTCGACCCTGCTCGACACCATCGGCCGGGTGCTGGGCCTTTCCGGCCCGGAAGAACAGCCCGCTGCCCCGGCCGAGGAGCACAACGCCCCCGACTCCACTGCCAAGCGGCTGCGCATCCTGGTGGCCGAGGACAATCCCGTAAACCAACAGGTGGCGTTGGGCCTGCTGCGCAAGCTGGGCCATACGGTGGATGTGGTGGGCGACGGCGCCGAAGCGCTGGAGGCGGTGCGCCTGCTGCCCTATGACGTGGTGCTGATGGATGTGCAGATGCCCGAGATGGACGGGCTGGAGGCCACACGGGCCATCCGGTCGCTGGCGTCTGCCGCCGCCCGGATTCCCATCGTCGCCATGACCGCCAACGCCATGCGCGGCGACGACCAGATGTGCTTCGACGCAGGCATGGACGGCTATATCTCCAAGCCCATCGACCGGCACAAACTGGCCGAGGCGCTGGCCAAGTACTCGGGCGCCCCCGAACCCAAGCCCGCCGAACCGACGAGCGCGCAGGATTCCAAGGCGGTGGATCTGGACGTACTGGATGCCCTGGCCGCCGATATCGAGGCCGATACCGTGGTCGAGATCCTGGTGAAGTTCATGGAGGACGCCCGCACCCGCCATGCGAACGCCGCGGTGGCAGCGCCCGAAGGCGATCTGGAAAAGGTCCGGCGCGAGGCCCATACCATCAAGGGCGCCGCCGCCAGTTTGGGCCTGATGGCCGTGCGAGACGCCTGCCTCGCCCTGGAACAGGCCGCCCGTGCCGGCGAGGGGGTCGCCCCCCTGGTGGTCCAGCTTCACGACCGCATCGAGGCCCTGCCGGGACAGTTGTCCACCACCGCTTACGCCCTGCCGCCTTCTTAA
- a CDS encoding FIST signal transduction protein — MWIEQRLWTPEGGWTVTETSPGKASLVLYFAAPGALTPESILADLRVAYGNAPILGCTTGGEILGPEVLDDSIVVSALGFDKASVRMASRDLSDVSQSRETGAALARELAGEDLRAIFILSDGTKVNGDSLVAGCLSAVTSDVVVTGGLAGDGARFQTTAVGCSDAMRPGRVAAVGFYGDSLAIGHGSFGGWDEFGPPRTITRSAANVLYELDGEPALDLYKRYLGEEAQGLPGSALLFPLSIRPSGDDAGAEVVRTIVGIDEEAKSMIFAGDVPTGHLARLMRGNFDNLVDGAGRAAEAAAAIKGPSLGLLVSCIGRKLLMGQRIAEEVEIVSDVLGKEASLMGFYSYGEISPHGFTGKCELHNQTMTITTISER, encoded by the coding sequence ATGTGGATCGAGCAGCGGCTATGGACGCCCGAGGGCGGCTGGACGGTTACCGAAACAAGCCCAGGCAAGGCTTCTTTGGTGCTTTACTTCGCGGCGCCCGGCGCCTTGACGCCCGAATCCATCCTGGCCGACCTTCGCGTCGCCTATGGCAACGCCCCCATCCTGGGCTGCACCACGGGCGGTGAAATCCTCGGCCCCGAGGTTCTCGACGATTCGATCGTGGTCTCGGCCCTGGGCTTTGACAAGGCCTCGGTACGGATGGCCAGCCGCGATCTTTCCGATGTATCGCAATCGCGCGAAACCGGCGCCGCCCTGGCCCGCGAATTGGCGGGCGAGGATTTGAGGGCCATCTTCATCCTGTCCGACGGCACCAAGGTCAACGGCGACTCCCTGGTGGCCGGATGCCTGTCGGCGGTGACTTCCGATGTGGTGGTGACCGGCGGATTGGCCGGAGACGGCGCCCGCTTCCAGACCACGGCGGTGGGCTGTAGCGACGCCATGCGTCCCGGCAGAGTGGCGGCGGTGGGGTTCTACGGCGACTCGCTTGCCATCGGCCATGGCAGCTTCGGCGGCTGGGACGAGTTCGGTCCGCCACGGACCATCACCCGTTCGGCAGCCAATGTGCTCTACGAGTTGGACGGCGAACCGGCGCTGGACCTCTACAAGCGTTATCTGGGGGAGGAGGCTCAAGGATTGCCGGGCAGCGCCCTGCTGTTCCCCCTGTCCATCCGCCCATCGGGTGACGATGCCGGGGCCGAGGTGGTGCGTACCATCGTCGGCATCGACGAAGAGGCAAAGTCCATGATCTTCGCCGGTGATGTGCCCACCGGACATCTGGCCCGGCTGATGCGGGGCAATTTCGACAATCTGGTGGATGGCGCCGGACGAGCCGCCGAGGCCGCCGCCGCCATCAAGGGACCCAGCCTGGGCCTGCTGGTCAGTTGCATCGGCCGCAAGCTGCTGATGGGACAACGCATCGCCGAGGAAGTGGAAATCGTCTCCGACGTGCTGGGCAAGGAGGCCAGCCTGATGGGCTTCTACTCCTACGGCGAGATTTCGCCCCACGGCTTCACCGGCAAGTGCGAATTGCACAACCAGACCATGACCATCACCACCATCTCCGAGCGCTGA
- a CDS encoding efflux RND transporter periplasmic adaptor subunit, whose translation MPSFDLKNPVWRKRAAQAGGLIVVAGLAFALWPSPQPSKTNGRPGGPDGRPVAVTVAAAARRDMPIYLDAIGTVQAYNTVTVRSRVDGELVEVLFKEGQDVRAGDVLAQIDPRTYRAQYEQALATRDKDSAQLEAARRDLARYVSLGDRVSGQSVDTQRALVRQLEASVRADEASASNAKTMLSYTVIAAPIDGRTGMRLVDRGNIVRASDATGLVTLTQVQPISVVFTLPQQSLGAVNERLRQDGKLSVQALQPETRALADTGELELVDNQIDQTTGTIKLKAVMPNAERKLWPGGFVNVRLLLSVRKDGLVVPAQAVQRGPQGTYVFAVKEDRSVEMRSVKVTTVEAGQALLDDGLTEGDTVVVEGTAKLQPGSRISTGEKGAEGQGGEGKGGGQRKGRPDKQP comes from the coding sequence TTGCCTTCCTTTGACTTGAAAAATCCCGTGTGGCGCAAGCGCGCGGCCCAGGCCGGAGGCCTGATCGTGGTCGCCGGTCTGGCTTTCGCGTTGTGGCCTTCGCCGCAGCCCTCCAAGACCAATGGGCGGCCGGGTGGCCCCGACGGGCGGCCAGTGGCCGTCACGGTGGCCGCCGCCGCCCGTCGCGACATGCCAATCTATCTCGACGCCATCGGCACGGTTCAGGCCTATAACACCGTCACCGTGCGCTCGCGCGTCGATGGCGAACTGGTGGAGGTGCTGTTCAAGGAAGGCCAGGATGTCCGCGCGGGCGATGTGCTGGCCCAGATCGATCCCCGGACCTACCGGGCGCAATACGAGCAGGCCCTGGCCACCCGCGACAAGGATTCCGCCCAGTTGGAAGCGGCGCGGCGCGATCTGGCCCGCTATGTCAGCCTGGGCGACCGCGTTTCAGGGCAAAGCGTCGATACCCAGCGCGCCCTGGTGCGTCAGTTGGAAGCCTCGGTGCGTGCCGACGAAGCCTCGGCCTCCAATGCCAAGACCATGCTGTCTTACACCGTCATCGCCGCGCCCATCGACGGGCGCACCGGCATGCGACTGGTGGACAGGGGCAATATCGTGCGGGCGTCGGACGCCACCGGTCTGGTGACGCTGACCCAGGTGCAGCCCATCTCGGTGGTCTTCACCCTGCCGCAGCAATCCTTAGGCGCGGTCAACGAGCGATTGCGCCAGGACGGCAAGCTTTCCGTCCAGGCCCTGCAGCCCGAGACCCGCGCCCTGGCCGATACGGGAGAGCTGGAACTGGTGGACAACCAGATCGACCAGACCACCGGCACCATCAAGCTGAAGGCGGTGATGCCCAATGCCGAGCGCAAGCTGTGGCCGGGCGGTTTCGTCAATGTGCGGCTGCTGTTGTCGGTGCGCAAGGACGGGCTGGTGGTCCCGGCCCAGGCGGTGCAGCGGGGCCCCCAGGGCACCTATGTCTTCGCGGTCAAGGAGGACCGCAGCGTTGAGATGCGCTCGGTCAAGGTGACCACCGTCGAGGCGGGTCAGGCCCTGCTCGACGATGGCCTGACCGAGGGCGATACCGTGGTGGTGGAGGGCACCGCCAAGCTGCAGCCCGGCTCGCGCATCAGCACGGGCGAGAAGGGGGCAGAGGGCCAAGGCGGCGAAGGTAAGGGCGGCGGCCAGCGGAAGGGACGCCCGGACAAGCAGCCATGA